One stretch of Ptiloglossa arizonensis isolate GNS036 chromosome 7, iyPtiAriz1_principal, whole genome shotgun sequence DNA includes these proteins:
- the LOC143148840 gene encoding NPC intracellular cholesterol transporter 2 homolog a, which yields MRRTIAAILLLCFLSLCLSSICRAFEIIDCGSKVGKFTSVNLTGCDMSKSSCVLVRGSNATISIDFTPDTDILKVYARVHGIIMDIPVPFPLPNANACEHVDSGIMCPLTKNKAYKYKNTLQILESYPKLGVQVKWELINENNQDIVCLMIPAQIK from the exons ATGCGTCGAACAATCGCTGCGATTCTTTTGTTATGTTTCCTGAGCTTGTGTTTATCGTCGATATGCCGAGCCTTCGAAATAATAGATTGCG GTTCTAAGGTTGGGAAGTTTACATCTGTAAATTTGACAGGCTGTGATATGAGCAAATCTTCATGTGTTTTGGTACGGGGATCAAATGCAACAATTAGCATAGATTTTACACCTG ATACAGATATATTAAAAGTTTATGCACGTGTACATGGTATTATAATGGATATTCCTGTACCATTCCCATTGCCAAATGCAAATGCTTGTGAACATGTAGACTCAGGAATCATGTGTCCTCTAACGAAAAACAAAGCATATAAGTATAAAAACACATTACAGATCCTAGAATCTTATCCCAag TTGGGTGTTCAGGTAAAATGGGAACTCATAAATGAAAACAACCAAGACATAGTTTGTCTGATGATTCCAGCTCAAATTAAATAG
- the Hdac6 gene encoding histone deacetylase 6, with product MSDSVISGNLFAAAKQLADSEIQLIKVIENSKEKNNKSITSNMAMSAKKGAKKSAKASNVRPSAALIAAKREATQQHVLQRKKCNTIFVHDIYQKAIDAYNMKRKETGLVFDRSMTEHKCLWDPNYPECPARLTRILQRCEELDLISRCKFIAPREATENEILMKHSQQQIDILKATDGSTDIDNLELLSSKYDAIYIHPSTYKLSLLAVGSTINLIKSICKGEIQNGMAIIRPPGHHAMKSEYCGYCFFNNVAIAAEKVLSNNLANKILIVDWDVHHGQSTQQLFYNDPRVIYFSIHRYENGEFWPNLRESNFHFVGDGLGQGYNFNVPLNKTGMTNADYLAIFQQVLLPMAYEFQPDLVIVSAGYDAALGCPEGEMLVTPACYAHLLSSLLSLASGKVAVVLEGGYCLKSLAESAALTLRTLLGDPCPVLQSLELPSLSIRDSILNTIYAHKLYWKCYQYQDTYSINITTHNKEQSINQHLPIITFKGSEIKPEVYETRNCYPVQSKETIELIEKQLNAIIQFTSLSKAPNKLCVVYDDRMLKHCDLADDSHPEKPNRISSIYKKYEEYNLLDRCYVQQGRSATMEELLLVHSKDYIDGIKDTENLKSKELQKLATTLNSVYLHPETWTSACVSTGSLLQVVDSVLNGESQSGIGIVRPPGHHAEEDTPCGFCIFNNIAVAARYATEFHHLKKVLIVDWDVHHGNGTQSIFEEDPKILYVSVHRYDNGSFFPNSKRANYTSVGSGLGEGFNVNIPWNKKGMGDAEYIAAFQQIIMPIAYQFNPELILVSAGFDACIGDPLGGCLVTPEMYGHLTHWLSSLANGRIVLSLEGGYNINSISHAMAICAKTLLGDPLPMLESGQIPCPSAINTINNVLKTQKQYWPNLIFNVALPKENVLPKAKVLHIKTNEQMKNIEKLSKQSESKIALEEIESEKLELKLSINKICLNSVTDEEILKLQNEVENIKIKNSLYDDNSKAIEEAHNKLLNMQDTNNVVYNDKVFECTKKCVNQPGKEAFSGKNFSNSYPGSSSEQNEGVTGQESAATNLYDYISQNLQALVAGEMFAVVPLRECPHLDSVNDVPASGIDVHLPCLECNNNVENWICLQCYTVHCARNINQHGILHAEEMEHPLALSFSDLSVWCYRCEAYIDNPRLFAARNAAHQSKFNEELPWTYNENQSANM from the exons ATG TCTGACTCTGTGATAAGTGGAAATTTATTCGCTGCTGCTAAACAATTAGCAGATAGTGAAATACAGCTCATAAAGGTGATAGAAAACTCgaaggagaaaaataataaaagtattacCAGTAATATGGCTATGTCAGCCAAAAAAGGTGCCAAAAAGTCTGCAAAAGCTTCCAAT GTTCGGCCATCTGCTGCTTTAATAGCTGCTAAGCGTGAAGCAACGCAACAACATGtattacaaagaaagaaatgtaataCTATCTTTGTACATGATATATATCAAAAAGCCATAGATGCCTATAATATGAAGAGGAAGGAAACTGGTCTTGTATTTGATCGGTCTATGACTGAACATAAATGTCTTTGGGATCCAAATTATCCAGAATGTCCAGCTAGATTGACAAGAATTTTGCAGAGATGCGAAGAATTAGATTTAATAAGTAGGTGCAAATTTATTGCGCCGAGAGAAGCAACTGAAAATGAAATACTCATGAAGCACAGCCAacaacaaattgatattttaaaggcCACTGATGGATCTACAGATATAGATAATTTAGAATTACTTTCATCCAAATATGATGCAATTTATATACATCct TCTACCTACAAATTGTCCCTATTAGCTGTGGGTTcaacaataaatttaattaaaagtatttgTAAAGGGGAGATACAAAATGGAATGGCTATTATAAG ACCTCCTGGACATCATGCAATGAAATCAGAATATTGTGGATATTGTTTTTTTAATAATGTTGCAATAGCTGCTGAAAAAGTTTTGAGCAATAATTTGGCTAATAAGATTTTGATTGTTGATTGGGATGTACATCATGGACAATCAACTCAACAATTGTTTTATAATGATCCACG ggtaatttatttttccattcaTCGTTATGAGAACGGTGAATTTTGGCCAAATCTTAGAGAGTCTAATTTTCATTTTGTTGGAGATGGTTTAGGACAAGGATATAATTTTAATGTACCACTTAATAAAACTGGTATGACAAATGCCGATTATTTAGCCATATTTCAGCAAGTTTTATTACCAATGGCATATGAG TTTCAACCAGATCTTGTAATAGTGTCAGCTGGTTATGATGCAGCTTTGGGCTGCCCAgag GGTGAGATGTTGGTGACCCCCGCATGTTATGCTCATTTACTATCATCCCTACTGAGCCTGGCATCTGGAAAAGTTGCTGTTGTGTTAGAG GGTGGTTATTGTCTAAAATCATTAGCTGAAAGTGCAGCATTGACGCTACGTACTTTATTGGGTGACCCATGTCCTGTATTACAAAGTCTTGAATTACCTTCATTAAG TATACGCGACTCAATTCTAAATACGATTTATGCTCATAAACTATATTGGAAATGTTATCAGTATCAAGATACATACAGTATTAATATTACAACACATAATAAAGAACAAAGTATTAATCAACATTTACCTATAATTACGTTCAA agGCAGTGAGATTAAGCCAGAAGTATATGAAACTCGTAATTGTTATCCAGTTCAAAGTAAAGAAACTATTGAGCTGATAGAAAAGCAGTTGAATGCGATAATCCAAT TTACTAGTTTGTCTAAGGCACCGAACAAGTTGTGTGTTGTTTACGACGATCGAATGCTAAAGCATTGTGATTTAGCTGATGATAGTCATCCAGAAAAACCAAATCGTATTAGTAGTATTTACAAAAAGTACGAAGAATATAACTTACTTGATCGATGCTATGTGCAACAG GGACGAAGTGCAACAATGGAAGAATTGTTATTGGTTCATTCAAAAGATTATATAGATGGTATAAAGGACACAGAGAATTTAAAATCCAAAGAATTGCAGAAACTTGCAACGACTCTTAACTCGGTTTATTTACATCCTGAAACTTGGACAAGTGCCTGTGTATCTACCGGATCGTTATTACAAGTAGTTGATAGTGTGTTAAATGGGGAAAGTCAATCTGGTATTGGTATTGTAAGACCTCCAGGTCATCATGCAGAAGAGGACACACCATGTggtttttgcatttttaataatattgctGTGGCAGCTAGATATGCCACAGAATTTCATCATTTGAAAAA GGTATTAATAGTGGACTGGGATGTTCATCACGGCAATGGAACTCAATCTATCTTTGAAGAAGATCCAAAAATTCTCTATGTATCTGTTCATCGTTACGACAATGGCAGTTTCTTCCCAAATTCTAAACGTGCTAATTATACTTCTGTTGGTTCTGGTCTTGGAGAAGGTTTTAATGTTAATATACCGTGGAATAAA AAAGGAATGGGTGACGCGGAGTACATAGCAGCATTTCAACAAATAATAATGCCAATTGCATATCAATTTAACCCAGAATTGATTTTAGTCTCTGCAGGTTTTGATGCATGCATTGGTGATCCTCTTGGAG GTTGTCTTGTAACGCCAGAGATGTATGGTCATTTAACACACTGGTTATCTTCTTTGGCTAATGGTCGTATCGTCCTAAGCCTTGAAGGAGGCTACAATATTAACTCAATTTCACATGCAATGGCTATTTGCGCAAAAACGTTGCTTGGTGATCCTTTGCCAATGTTGGAAAGCGGTCAGATTCCATGTCCAAGCGCTATTAACACTATAAACAACGTTCTAAAAACGCAAAAGCAGTATTGgccaaatttaatatttaacgttGCTTTACCGAAAGAAAACGTACTTCCTAAGGCTAAAGTATTGCATATAAAAACAAATgaacaaatgaaaaatatcgaaaaacttTCCAAGCAGTCTGAATCTAAGATAGCATTGGAAGAAATTGAGAGTGAGAAGTTAGAGTTGAAACTTTCAATTAATAAAATCTGTTTAAATTCCGTGACAGATGAAGAAATTTTAAAGTTACAAAACGAGGTggagaatataaaaataaagaactcGTTGTATGACGATAATTCAAAAGCAATTGAAGAAGCTCAcaataaattattgaacatgCAAGATACTAATAATGTTGTTTATAATGATAAAG TTTTTGAatgtacaaagaaatgtgtaaaTCAACCTGGAAAAGAGGCATTTTCTGGAAAAAATTTCAGCAACTCTTATCCTGGTAGCAGTAGTGAACAGAATGAAGGAGTAACTGGTCAAGAAAGTGCTGCTACAAATTTATATGATTATATTTCTCAAAATTTACAG GCGTTGGTAGCTGGAGAAATGTTTGCAGTGGTACCTTTACGAGAATGTCCACACTTGGACAGTGTTAATGATGTGCCTGCTTCGGGAATTGATGTGCATTTACCATGCCTGGAATGCAACAATAACGTGGAAAATTGGATCTGCCTACAATGTTATACTGTACATTGTGCGCGCAATATTAATCAACATGGTATATTACATGCAGAAGAAATGGAACACCCTTTGGCTCTAAGTTTTAGTGATTTATCGGTTTGGTGCTATAGGTGTGAGGCTTACATAGATAATCCG CGATTATTTGCTGCACGTAATGCTGCACATCAGAgtaaatttaacgaagaattaCCATGGACGTACAACGAGAATCAAAGTGCaaatatgtaa
- the Pig-z gene encoding phosphatidylinositol glycan anchor biosynthesis class Z has product MHSKNEYRRSIDEYKPAIPIRRKIGLYWFLAALRIILTLIPQTGYIHPDEYFQSIEVISGDYFDIDINKPWEFNSTFPVRTVLIPQIIVGLPYSVLTRLSQYTRFYFGISLKSPYFLVLFPRLLVCGLSFISDYCLYRICYMYGQNYKIRLISYASSYVMLIYATRTLSNAIELILMALLLYYASHCMAYSEKVIVQSDYLSDKYRKAKSGVERVKYYKLKASLPPHSLNHCFKIATITVIGIFNRPTFIAFAFSPIFFWLQRGLGSKSVGFSDFHIRIVTFIACGIPTAIIFILVDSFYFGYLTMAEIGNLDVNINNFVVTPLNFFKYNTNTKNLQNHGLHPHYVHFIVNVPLLYNVLGVIGLLTFGKMLHSGLKARWLDLPRIQSVVGLMTTSFIIPIALLSIFPHQEPRFIIPTLLPLVFLYAPNMNQISGVDTVSRIAENNVYPKTFTTKNKFSKLQIFWFLCNAALAFFYGFAHQGGILSLTSHVATELKAKPDLTHIHLFTSHTYSVPTALLHLRNTKRTYISSGNHKYKLVKDFHLYEQGSKSMKDVCNIIALKLRECEHKYVTKRVPYRLYYAFPATDMEEFISIQNNTNLFNYHTVNRFYPHVTVEKLPFSKITNILHLTNMNSLSVQTFIGVIDNVFDAFQQFELLLVRIEYLIHNKWQSMYTL; this is encoded by the exons ATGCATTCCAAAAATGAATATCGGAGATCAATTGATGAATACAAACCTGCTATACcaataagaagaaaaattggCCTCTATTGGTTTCTGGCCGCTTTGAGAATTATTTTAACATTAATTCCACAAACAGGATACATTCATCCTGATGAATATTTTCAATCAATTGAAGTTATATCCG GGGATTATTTTGATATTGATATTAATAAACCATGGGAATTCAATTCTACATTTCCCGTAAGAACTGTTTTAATACCACAGATTATTGTTGGTTTACCATATTCAGTTTTAACAAGACTTTCACAATACACACGTTTTTACTTTGGTATATCTTTAAAATCTCCATACTTCCTTGTGTTGTTTCCACGTTTATTAGTATGTGGCTTATCTTTCATATCGGATTACTGCCTATACAGAATATGTTACATGTATGgccaaaattataaaataagacTGATTTCTTATGCCAGTTCCTATGTTATGCTTATTTATGCAACTCGTACATTATCAAATGCTATTGAGTTAATATTAATGGCTCTGCTATTATACTATGCATCGCATTGTATGGCATATTCAGAAAAG GTAATTGTCCAAAGTGACTATTTATCAGATAAATATAGGAAAGCAAAAAGTGGAGTGGAGAGAGTCAAATATTACAAGCTTAAAGCTTCATTGCCCCCACATTCTTTAAATCATTGTTTTAAAATTGCAACAATTACTGTGATTGGTATATTTAACAGGCCAACATTCATTGCATTTGCCTTTTCTCCAATCTTTTTTTGGTTGCAACGAGGCTTAGGTTCAAAAAGTGTAGGTTTCAGTGATTTTCACATTCGAATAGTCACTTTTATCGCATGTGGAATACCTACAGCCATCATTTTTATTCTAGTCGACAGTTTTTATTTTGGTTATTTGACAATGGCAGAAATAGGCAATCTTGACGTTAATATTAACAACTTTGTAGTAACACcacttaattttttcaaatacaatacgaACACTAAAAATCTACAGAATCATGGCTTGCATCCTCATTATGTACATTTTATAGTAAATGTACCTCTTTTATACAATGTTCTCGGAGTTATTGGCCTCTTGACATTTGGAAAAATGTTACATAG TGGTTTGAAAGCTCGATGGTTGGATTTACCGCGTATACAAAGCGTTGTCGGTCTAATGACAACATCTTTTATCATACCTATTGCACTGCTATCAATTTTTCCTCATCAAGAACCTCGATTTATAATTCCAACTTTATTACCTTTAGTTTTCTTGTATGCACCAAATATGAATCAAATATCGGGAGTTGATACTGTTTCACGTATTGCCGAAAATAACGTTTACCCTAAAACTTTTACAACAAAGAACAAATTCAGTAAACTGCAGATTTTTTGGTTCTTATGTAATGCTGCATTAGCATTTTTCTATGGGTTTGCTCATCAAGGTGGAATTCTATCTTTGACATCTCATGTAGCAACTGAATTAAAAGCAAAACCAGACCTTAcacatatacatttatttacatcgCATACTTATTCTGTACCAACAGCGCTTTTACATTTAAGAAACACTAAAAGAACATATATAAGTAGCGGAAATCACAAGTATAAATTAGTTAAAGATTTTCATCTTTATGAACAAGGTTCAAAATCTATGAAAGATGTGTGTAACATCATTGCTTTAAAACTTCGGGAATGTGAACATAAATATGTTACCAAAAGAGTACCGTACAGATTGTATTATGCTTTTCCTGCTACAGACATGGAAGAGTTTATATCCattcaaaataatacaaatttatttaattatcatACTGTAAATAGATTTTATCCGCATGTTACAGTTGAGAAATtgccattttcaaaaattactaACATCCTGCATCTAACAAACATGAACAGTTTGTCAGTGCAAACATTTATAGGAGTTATAGACAATGTATTTGATGCTTTCCAGCAATTTGAATTGTTATTAGTACGCATagaatatttaatacataataAGTGGCAAAGTATGTATACATTGTGA